The following coding sequences are from one Geodermatophilus normandii window:
- the mobA gene encoding molybdenum cofactor guanylyltransferase, giving the protein MTAPHPLPPYAAVVLAGGRAARLGGRAKPQLEVGGRTMLEAVLAAVADAAPRVVVGPPQPVPAGVRVVREQPPGGGPVAAMRAGLAAVDADVVAVLAGDLPFVTPGLVADLRAGLTADGVLVVDDAGRDQYLLGVWRTAALRAALRGADGPVPVRRVVARVSVTRHSPAREPGTPPPWTDCDTPADLARARAAASG; this is encoded by the coding sequence GTGACCGCGCCGCACCCGCTCCCGCCCTACGCGGCGGTGGTGCTCGCCGGCGGTCGCGCGGCGCGACTGGGCGGGCGGGCGAAGCCGCAGCTCGAGGTCGGCGGCCGCACGATGCTCGAGGCGGTGCTCGCCGCGGTCGCCGACGCCGCGCCGCGGGTCGTCGTGGGCCCCCCGCAGCCGGTGCCCGCCGGCGTCCGGGTGGTCCGGGAGCAGCCGCCCGGCGGCGGCCCCGTCGCCGCGATGCGTGCGGGGCTGGCCGCCGTGGACGCCGACGTCGTCGCGGTGCTCGCCGGCGACCTGCCGTTCGTGACACCCGGCCTGGTCGCCGACCTGCGGGCCGGGCTCACGGCCGACGGCGTCCTGGTGGTCGACGACGCGGGCCGCGACCAGTACCTGCTGGGCGTCTGGCGGACCGCTGCGCTGCGCGCGGCCCTGCGCGGCGCCGACGGTCCCGTGCCGGTGCGCCGGGTGGTGGCCCGGGTGTCGGTCACCCGGCACTCCCCCGCCCGCGAGCCGGGGACGCCGCCGCCCTGGACCGACTGCGACACCCCCGCCGACCTGGCCCGCGCCCGCGCCGCCGCCAGCGGGTGA
- the fdhD gene encoding formate dehydrogenase accessory sulfurtransferase FdhD has protein sequence MGRVTSRTPVLRIRGPVRTTRPDTVAAEEPLEIRLNGSPLAVTMRTPGADFDLVHGFLATEGVIAGIDDVAGLRYCNSVDDEGRNTYNVVDVDLAPGVQPPDTALDRNFLTSSSCGVCGKASIDAIRTRTRHDVAADATRLELATLLALPDRLRAAQEVFTKTGGLHAAGLFTADGELVVLREDVGRHNAVDKVIGDALRAGRVPLAGHVLMVSGRASFELTQKAAMAGIPVLAAVSAPSSLAVELAADVGITLVGFLRGDGCNVYTRQERLVLPD, from the coding sequence GTGGGACGAGTCACCAGCCGCACCCCGGTGCTCCGCATCCGGGGCCCCGTGCGCACCACCCGACCCGACACCGTGGCCGCGGAGGAGCCGCTGGAGATCCGCCTGAACGGGTCGCCGCTGGCGGTCACCATGCGCACGCCGGGCGCGGACTTCGACCTCGTGCACGGCTTCCTCGCCACCGAGGGCGTCATCGCCGGCATCGACGACGTCGCCGGGCTGCGCTACTGCAACAGCGTCGACGACGAGGGCCGCAACACCTACAACGTCGTCGACGTGGACCTGGCGCCGGGCGTGCAGCCGCCGGACACCGCCCTGGACCGCAACTTCCTGACCTCGAGCTCCTGCGGCGTCTGCGGCAAGGCCAGCATCGACGCGATCCGCACGCGCACCCGTCACGACGTGGCCGCCGACGCCACCCGCCTGGAGCTGGCCACCCTGCTGGCGCTGCCCGACCGGCTGCGCGCGGCGCAGGAGGTGTTCACCAAGACCGGCGGGCTGCACGCGGCCGGGCTGTTCACCGCCGACGGTGAGCTCGTGGTGCTGCGCGAGGACGTCGGCCGGCACAACGCGGTGGACAAGGTCATCGGCGACGCGCTGCGCGCCGGCCGCGTGCCGCTGGCGGGGCACGTGCTGATGGTGAGCGGGCGGGCGAGCTTCGAGCTCACCCAGAAGGCGGCGATGGCCGGCATCCCGGTGCTCGCGGCGGTGTCGGCGCCGTCGTCGCTGGCGGTGGAGCTGGCCGCCGACGTCGGCATCACGCTGGTCGGCTTCCTGCGCGGCGACGGCTGCAACGTCTACACCCGCCAGGAGCGCCTCGTGCTCCCGGACTAG
- a CDS encoding MogA/MoaB family molybdenum cofactor biosynthesis protein, whose translation MTLPEGARAVVVTASNRASAGVYEDRSGQALAAGLRELGFAVEGPHVRPDDVDALVAVLREAVASGADVVLTTGGTGLSPTDVTPEATRAVVEREAPGLAEAVRRFGAPAVPTAVLSRGIAGTAGRTLVVNLPGSTGGVRDGLAVLGPLLPHVVSQLRGGDHV comes from the coding sequence GTGACGCTCCCCGAGGGTGCCCGGGCGGTCGTCGTCACCGCGTCCAACCGCGCCTCCGCCGGCGTCTACGAGGACCGCAGCGGGCAGGCGCTCGCTGCCGGGCTGCGGGAGCTCGGGTTCGCCGTCGAGGGCCCGCACGTGCGGCCCGACGACGTCGACGCGCTGGTCGCCGTCCTGCGCGAGGCGGTCGCGTCGGGCGCCGACGTCGTCCTCACCACCGGCGGCACGGGCCTGTCCCCCACCGACGTCACGCCCGAGGCCACGCGCGCCGTGGTCGAGCGGGAGGCGCCGGGGCTCGCCGAGGCCGTGCGGCGCTTCGGGGCGCCGGCGGTGCCGACGGCGGTGCTCTCGCGCGGCATCGCCGGCACGGCGGGGCGGACGCTGGTGGTCAACCTGCCCGGGTCGACCGGCGGCGTGCGCGACGGCCTGGCCGTGCTGGGCCCGCTGCTCCCCCACGTGGTCAGCCAGCTGCGCGGCGGCGACCACGTGTGA
- the moaC gene encoding cyclic pyranopterin monophosphate synthase MoaC produces the protein MTELTHVDERGAARMVDVSAKPVTAREATAAGRVLVSPEVVALLRGEGVPKGDAVAVARIAGIAGAKRTPDLVPLCHPIALHGVTVDVEVADDAVEITATARTADRTGVEMEALTSVAVAGLTVIDMVKAVDPRASITDVRLLAKSGGKSGEWRR, from the coding sequence ATGACGGAGTTGACGCACGTCGACGAGAGGGGCGCCGCCCGGATGGTCGACGTCTCGGCCAAGCCGGTCACCGCCCGCGAGGCCACCGCGGCCGGCCGGGTGCTGGTCAGCCCCGAGGTCGTCGCGCTGCTGCGGGGTGAGGGCGTGCCCAAGGGCGACGCCGTGGCGGTCGCGCGGATCGCCGGCATCGCCGGGGCCAAGCGGACGCCGGACCTCGTCCCGCTGTGCCACCCCATCGCCCTGCACGGCGTCACCGTCGACGTCGAGGTCGCCGACGACGCCGTGGAGATCACCGCCACCGCCCGCACCGCGGACCGCACGGGCGTGGAGATGGAGGCGCTGACCTCGGTCGCCGTCGCCGGGCTGACCGTCATCGACATGGTGAAGGCCGTCGACCCGCGGGCGTCGATCACCGACGTGCGGCTGCTGGCCAAGTCCGGTGGCAAGAGCGGCGAGTGGCGGCGGTGA
- the glp gene encoding gephyrin-like molybdotransferase Glp: protein MRTVEEHQAVVAALLAPLGEEEVPVAAAHGRVLARDVAAGVPLPGYDNSAMDGYAARSADLAGLPVRLPVADDIPAGRTGVVPLVPGTVQRIMTGGLLPPGADVVVPVELTDAATDVVEVRDAPAAGTHLRRAGEDITAGTVALEAGSPLGAAQLGLAAAIGARTLWVRRKPRVLVLSTGSELVEPGEPLLPGQVYESNSLLLCAAVEDAGGTARRLHFVPDDVDQFLATVRSELADADLLVTSGGVSAGAYEVVKDAFRTLGTVEFGKVAMQPGGPQGAGTVDGVPVVTLPGNPVSSFVSFEVFVRPALRRALGHAAPDRLRAPAVLTAPLRSPAGRRQFLRGRYDAGRVSQVGGPGSHLVAHLARANCLVVVPEDVTELPAGAEVDVVLIEGALQ from the coding sequence GTGCGCACGGTCGAGGAACACCAGGCGGTGGTCGCCGCCCTGCTCGCGCCGCTCGGCGAGGAGGAGGTGCCGGTGGCCGCGGCGCACGGCCGCGTGCTCGCCCGCGACGTCGCGGCCGGCGTGCCGCTGCCCGGCTACGACAACTCGGCCATGGACGGCTACGCCGCCCGCTCCGCCGACCTGGCCGGCCTGCCCGTCCGGCTGCCGGTCGCCGACGACATCCCGGCCGGACGGACCGGCGTCGTCCCCCTCGTCCCGGGCACCGTGCAGCGGATCATGACCGGCGGGCTGCTGCCGCCCGGCGCCGACGTCGTCGTGCCGGTGGAGCTCACCGACGCCGCGACCGACGTCGTCGAGGTCCGCGACGCCCCGGCCGCCGGCACGCACCTGCGCCGCGCCGGGGAGGACATCACCGCGGGCACGGTCGCCCTGGAGGCCGGGAGCCCGCTCGGGGCAGCGCAGCTGGGCCTGGCCGCCGCCATCGGCGCGCGCACGCTGTGGGTCCGCCGCAAGCCGCGGGTCCTGGTGCTGTCCACCGGCAGCGAGCTGGTCGAGCCGGGCGAGCCCCTGCTGCCCGGTCAGGTCTACGAGTCCAACTCGCTGCTGCTGTGCGCCGCCGTGGAGGACGCCGGCGGCACCGCCCGGCGCCTGCACTTCGTCCCCGACGACGTCGACCAGTTCCTGGCCACGGTGCGCAGCGAGCTGGCAGACGCCGACCTGCTGGTCACCAGCGGCGGCGTGAGCGCGGGCGCCTACGAGGTGGTCAAGGACGCGTTCCGGACCCTGGGCACCGTCGAGTTCGGCAAGGTCGCCATGCAGCCGGGCGGGCCGCAGGGTGCCGGAACCGTCGACGGCGTCCCCGTGGTCACGCTGCCGGGCAACCCGGTCAGCTCGTTCGTGTCCTTCGAGGTCTTCGTCCGCCCGGCGCTGCGGCGCGCGCTGGGGCACGCCGCGCCCGACCGGCTGCGGGCGCCGGCGGTGCTCACCGCGCCGCTGCGCTCCCCCGCCGGGCGGCGGCAGTTCCTGCGCGGTCGCTACGACGCCGGCCGCGTCTCGCAGGTCGGCGGGCCGGGCTCGCACCTGGTCGCCCACCTCGCCCGGGCCAACTGCCTGGTCGTCGTGCCCGAGGACGTCACCGAGCTGCCCGCGGGCGCCGAGGTCGACGTCGTCCTGATCGAGGGAGCACTGCAATGA
- a CDS encoding beta-class carbonic anhydrase → MPEYERMLAANEEWARDFQGGLPVAPARKVAVVACMDSRMPLFPLLGLAVGDAHVIRNAGGVVTDDTIRSLTISQHLLGTREIVLVHHTDCGLQKTDDVSFADLVERATGVRPPWPAQAFTDADEDVRESIRLLRESPFLLSKDVCGTVYDVETGLLHRVDPDASA, encoded by the coding sequence GTGCCCGAGTACGAGCGCATGCTGGCCGCCAACGAGGAGTGGGCCCGGGACTTCCAGGGCGGCCTGCCCGTGGCGCCGGCGCGGAAGGTCGCCGTCGTCGCCTGCATGGACTCCCGCATGCCGCTGTTCCCGCTGCTGGGCCTGGCGGTGGGCGACGCGCACGTCATCCGCAACGCCGGCGGGGTCGTCACCGACGACACGATCCGCTCGCTGACCATCTCCCAGCACCTGCTCGGGACCCGCGAGATCGTGCTGGTCCACCACACCGACTGCGGCCTGCAGAAGACCGACGACGTCTCCTTCGCCGACCTGGTGGAGCGGGCCACCGGTGTGCGCCCGCCGTGGCCGGCGCAGGCGTTCACCGACGCCGACGAGGACGTGCGCGAGTCCATCCGGCTGCTGCGCGAGAGCCCGTTCCTGCTGTCGAAGGACGTCTGCGGCACCGTCTACGACGTCGAGACGGGCCTGCTCCACCGGGTGGATCCCGACGCGTCCGCGTGA
- a CDS encoding DUF7373 family lipoprotein yields MTGTRSRRAGAAAAAVAAAVLAGCTSTVSGTATPPAAAPTTSEPPATSTPSEPPIDVTPAPEPTVGTLLESHRIASVTSLVPVTFPSRTEPCFPSGPWSDSGALDAAYFGSGTAGPVLDRWGFVTAWGQCNSDPADGRGTLTMVAELSDPESAARAARELADDQAGDGYEPAQVPGLDGAVLLQESGDEDVVQAFVPVGRMLAYAYHTAGSGQGLEEVGRLMADQVSLLQTFQPTPQDQVPSLPTDPDGLQQLTLDPPGDFTDFSGPYDLEGYLRLAIDPVRERELLTANGFTGFYSKQSDEADLSYAVALYAFPSSMETNTVYTAFAQLEDAEFGGTPFQLPSIPDAPCFWFESGESYYQRCYVGYGSHLASVDVLGLDAPDDVAAMDRLLPAQRDLIDG; encoded by the coding sequence GTGACGGGGACGCGGAGTCGGCGGGCGGGGGCCGCGGCGGCAGCCGTGGCGGCGGCGGTGCTGGCGGGGTGCACCAGCACGGTGAGCGGGACGGCGACGCCGCCGGCCGCCGCGCCCACCACCAGTGAGCCGCCGGCGACCAGCACGCCGTCGGAGCCGCCGATCGACGTCACGCCGGCCCCGGAGCCGACGGTCGGCACCCTCCTGGAGTCCCACCGCATCGCCTCGGTGACCTCGCTGGTGCCGGTCACCTTCCCGAGCCGGACCGAGCCCTGCTTCCCGTCGGGCCCGTGGAGCGACTCCGGTGCCCTGGACGCGGCCTACTTCGGCAGCGGGACCGCCGGCCCGGTCCTCGACCGCTGGGGCTTCGTCACCGCCTGGGGCCAGTGCAACAGCGACCCCGCCGACGGCCGCGGCACGCTGACGATGGTGGCCGAGCTGTCCGACCCCGAGTCGGCCGCACGGGCCGCCCGGGAGCTCGCCGACGACCAGGCCGGCGACGGCTACGAGCCGGCGCAGGTGCCCGGCCTCGACGGCGCGGTGCTGCTGCAGGAGAGCGGGGACGAGGACGTCGTCCAGGCGTTCGTGCCGGTCGGCCGGATGCTGGCCTACGCCTACCACACCGCGGGCTCCGGCCAGGGGCTCGAGGAGGTCGGCCGGCTGATGGCCGACCAGGTGTCCCTGCTGCAGACGTTCCAGCCCACCCCGCAGGACCAGGTGCCCTCGCTGCCCACCGATCCCGACGGCCTGCAGCAGCTGACCCTCGACCCGCCGGGGGACTTCACCGACTTCTCCGGCCCCTACGACCTGGAGGGGTACCTGCGGCTGGCCATCGACCCGGTCCGCGAGCGCGAGCTGCTCACCGCCAACGGGTTCACCGGCTTCTACTCCAAGCAGTCCGACGAGGCCGACCTCAGCTACGCCGTCGCGCTCTACGCCTTCCCCTCCTCGATGGAGACGAACACCGTCTACACGGCCTTCGCCCAGCTCGAGGACGCCGAGTTCGGCGGCACCCCGTTCCAGCTGCCCTCGATCCCCGACGCCCCCTGCTTCTGGTTCGAGTCGGGGGAGAGCTACTACCAGCGCTGCTACGTCGGCTACGGCAGCCACCTCGCCAGCGTGGACGTCCTCGGCCTCGACGCCCCCGACGACGTCGCGGCGATGGACCGCCTGCTGCCCGCGCAGCGGGACCTCATCGACGGCTGA
- the rplM gene encoding 50S ribosomal protein L13 yields MRTYSPKPGEIARAWHVIDATDVVLGRLASQVATLLRGKHKPQFAPHVDVGDFVVVVNANKIALTGSKRDQKTAYRHSGYPGGLRAINVGDQLRTHPDRVVERAVKGMLPHNSLGRQMIKKLKVYAGPEHPHSAQQPQTFEIKQVAQ; encoded by the coding sequence GTGCGCACGTACTCACCCAAGCCCGGCGAGATCGCGCGGGCCTGGCACGTCATCGACGCCACCGACGTGGTGCTCGGTCGACTCGCCAGCCAGGTCGCGACCCTGCTGCGCGGCAAGCACAAGCCCCAGTTCGCCCCCCACGTCGACGTCGGTGACTTCGTCGTCGTCGTGAACGCGAACAAGATCGCGCTGACCGGCTCCAAGCGCGACCAGAAGACCGCCTACCGCCACTCCGGCTACCCGGGCGGCCTGCGCGCCATCAACGTCGGCGACCAGCTGCGCACCCACCCCGACCGCGTCGTCGAGCGCGCCGTCAAGGGCATGCTGCCGCACAACAGCCTCGGTCGGCAGATGATCAAGAAGCTGAAGGTGTACGCGGGGCCGGAGCACCCGCACTCCGCCCAGCAGCCCCAGACCTTCGAGATCAAGCAGGTGGCCCAGTGA
- the rpsI gene encoding 30S ribosomal protein S9 gives MTDADGRPVQTVGRRKEAIVRVRLVPGSGQFRLNGRTLEQYFPNKVHQQLVREPFVILEKGEQYDVVGILKGGGVSGQAGALRLAIARALVEVEADDRPALKKAGFLTRDARVTERKKYGLKKARKAPQYSKR, from the coding sequence GTGACCGACGCGGACGGGCGGCCCGTCCAGACCGTCGGCCGGCGCAAGGAGGCCATCGTCCGCGTGCGGCTCGTGCCCGGCAGCGGGCAGTTCCGCCTGAACGGCCGGACCCTCGAGCAGTACTTCCCCAACAAGGTCCACCAGCAGCTCGTCCGCGAGCCGTTCGTGATCCTGGAGAAGGGCGAGCAGTACGACGTCGTCGGCATCCTCAAGGGTGGCGGCGTCAGCGGTCAGGCCGGTGCGCTGCGCCTCGCGATCGCCCGCGCCCTCGTCGAGGTCGAGGCCGACGACCGTCCGGCCCTCAAGAAGGCCGGCTTCCTCACCCGTGACGCGCGCGTCACCGAGCGCAAGAAGTACGGGCTCAAGAAGGCCCGCAAGGCGCCTCAGTACTCGAAGCGCTGA
- the glmM gene encoding phosphoglucosamine mutase, translated as MGRLFGTDGVRGRANADLTPELALSVARAAATVLSDRDGTSRPVAVVGRDPRASGEMLEAAVVAGLASAGAEVLRVGVLPTPAVAFLTAGTGADLGVMISASHNPMPDNGIKLFSRGGHKLPDAVEAAIESAVATSRRSTDGVRPTGGDIGRVRDLTDGAADYAAHLLSTVSAPVRGLRLVVDCAHGAAATVAPEVYRRAGAEVTVIGGEPDGWNINDGIGSTHLGPLTEAVRETGADLGIAHDGDADRCLAVTADGQVVDGDAILAVCALALKERGELRQDTVVATVMSNLGFHHTMRDAGIAVQTTAVGDRYVLEALHARGLSLGGEQSGHLVFLDHATTGDGTLTGLSLLSRMAATGASLAELASVVQRLPQTLVNVPVRDRIRVVESEAVAAAVNAAEEELGDDGRVLLRPSGTEQLVRVMVEAPTLELADGIAQRLAAVVAAVD; from the coding sequence GTGGGTCGCCTCTTCGGGACCGACGGCGTCCGGGGTCGGGCCAACGCCGACCTCACGCCGGAGTTGGCCCTGTCGGTGGCCCGTGCGGCCGCCACCGTGCTGTCCGACCGCGACGGGACCTCGCGTCCCGTCGCGGTCGTCGGCCGTGACCCCCGCGCCAGCGGGGAGATGCTCGAGGCCGCCGTCGTGGCGGGCCTGGCGAGCGCGGGCGCCGAGGTGCTGCGCGTGGGTGTCCTCCCCACGCCGGCCGTCGCGTTCCTCACCGCCGGGACCGGCGCCGACCTCGGCGTCATGATCTCGGCCAGCCACAACCCCATGCCCGACAACGGCATCAAGCTGTTCAGCCGCGGCGGCCACAAGCTGCCCGACGCGGTCGAGGCGGCGATCGAGTCCGCCGTCGCCACCTCCCGCCGCAGCACCGACGGCGTCCGGCCCACCGGCGGCGACATCGGCCGGGTCCGCGACCTGACCGACGGCGCCGCGGACTACGCCGCCCACCTGCTGTCCACGGTGTCCGCGCCCGTGCGCGGCCTGCGCCTGGTCGTCGACTGCGCGCACGGCGCGGCCGCCACCGTCGCCCCCGAGGTCTACCGCCGGGCCGGCGCCGAGGTCACCGTCATCGGCGGCGAGCCCGACGGCTGGAACATCAACGACGGCATCGGCTCCACCCACCTCGGCCCGCTCACCGAGGCGGTCCGGGAGACCGGTGCCGACCTCGGCATCGCCCACGACGGCGACGCCGACCGGTGCCTCGCGGTCACCGCCGACGGCCAGGTCGTCGACGGCGACGCGATCCTCGCCGTGTGCGCGCTCGCGCTCAAGGAGCGCGGCGAGCTGCGCCAGGACACCGTCGTCGCCACGGTGATGAGCAACCTGGGGTTCCACCACACGATGCGCGACGCCGGCATCGCCGTGCAGACCACCGCCGTCGGCGACCGGTACGTGCTGGAGGCGCTGCACGCCCGCGGGCTGTCCCTCGGCGGCGAGCAGAGCGGCCACCTGGTCTTCCTCGACCACGCGACCACCGGCGACGGGACGCTCACCGGGCTGTCGCTGCTGTCCCGGATGGCCGCCACCGGCGCCTCCCTGGCCGAGCTGGCCTCGGTGGTGCAGCGGCTGCCCCAGACGCTGGTCAACGTGCCGGTCCGCGACCGGATCCGGGTCGTGGAGAGCGAGGCGGTGGCCGCCGCGGTCAACGCCGCCGAGGAGGAGCTCGGTGACGACGGCCGGGTGCTGCTGCGCCCGTCGGGCACCGAGCAGCTGGTGCGGGTGATGGTCGAGGCGCCCACGCTGGAGCTCGCCGACGGCATCGCCCAGCGCCTGGCCGCCGTCGTCGCGGCCGTCGACTGA
- a CDS encoding DUF427 domain-containing protein, translating into MTVRMRDLVGGALAQLRYEPTGKRVRAEAGGAVVAQTERAVLVWEPRRVVPAYAVPVEDLTAGLTGPPVPAAPDAPADTGSAVPDVTALRVLDPRVPFAVHSTPGEPVGVRVPGGDRVLEGFCPADPALAGSVVLDFAGPDAWYEEDERLYGHPRDPFHRIDVRAASRHVEVSSGGRLLAASARPRLVFETLLPVRWYLPAEDVTAPLVPSDTRTQCAYKGEAGYWSVETGDGLVRDLVWSYRDPLPDAAQLRGLLCFFDERVDVVVDGVPRPRPVTPWS; encoded by the coding sequence ATGACCGTCCGGATGCGGGACCTGGTCGGCGGGGCGCTCGCCCAGCTGCGGTACGAGCCGACGGGCAAGCGGGTGCGCGCCGAGGCCGGCGGCGCGGTCGTCGCGCAGACCGAGCGGGCGGTGCTCGTCTGGGAGCCGCGCCGCGTGGTGCCGGCCTACGCCGTCCCGGTCGAGGACCTCACGGCCGGGCTGACCGGCCCTCCGGTGCCGGCGGCTCCCGACGCGCCCGCGGACACCGGCTCCGCCGTCCCGGACGTGACGGCGCTGCGCGTGCTCGACCCGCGGGTCCCGTTCGCGGTGCACAGCACCCCGGGCGAGCCGGTCGGCGTGCGGGTGCCCGGCGGCGACCGCGTCCTCGAGGGCTTCTGTCCGGCCGACCCGGCGCTGGCCGGCTCCGTCGTCCTGGACTTCGCCGGCCCCGACGCCTGGTACGAGGAGGACGAGCGGCTGTACGGGCACCCGCGTGACCCGTTCCACCGGATCGACGTCCGGGCCGCCTCGCGGCACGTCGAGGTGTCCTCGGGCGGGCGGCTGCTCGCGGCGTCCGCGCGGCCGCGGCTGGTGTTCGAGACGCTGCTGCCCGTCCGCTGGTACCTGCCCGCCGAGGACGTGACCGCCCCTCTGGTGCCCAGCGACACGCGGACGCAGTGCGCCTACAAGGGCGAGGCGGGCTACTGGTCGGTGGAGACCGGGGACGGGCTGGTCCGTGACCTCGTGTGGAGCTACCGCGACCCGCTGCCCGACGCCGCGCAGCTGCGCGGCCTGCTCTGCTTCTTCGACGAGCGCGTCGACGTCGTCGTCGACGGAGTGCCCCGCCCCCGGCCCGTCACGCCCTGGTCCTGA